ACATTGCAGGGTCGGTTTTGTGCTCTAACAAAAAAACTAACGTGCTCTAAGTTAGTTAGCGACCATTTTGTTGGTTTAATCTTTTTGATTCACTACTACAAAAAAGAGTTTTAATAGCGcccatttaatagcgcttttttgAAAATGCTATTAAAAGATTAAACGGAGCCCTTATTATAGCGCCTTTCTAAAAAGCGCTGTTAAAGCCTTGACCCAAAGTACATATAATAGCGTTTTGTTAGAAACCGATATTAAAGACATAAACGCGCAGCTTTATATTAGCGCTTTTGAAAAAGTGCTGTTAAAGCTAATACCCTATAATAGCGCGTTTTACATAACCGCTATtgtaaaatgaaattaataaataaaaattgtggtGGGTGGGTGTCGAACCCTGGTCCTTGGTTCCTAAAtcatcatataataaaaaacacataaaaaaaaataaataagcagGGAAAAATTTATCACTAATTTATCACCACGATCTTCAATCCACTTcaaggaaaaattgaattcaaaccctagaaaaaaaaatcaatgttctTCTAACTTCTTCAAACCATTCCTAGCAAACATTGAACTCAAACCCTAAGATTCAAAATCGATCGTCTTGTGGCTTCAAACCCAAAGGAATCTCGGTCCTCTGTAATCAAACTCAGAGCAAACGGAACTCAAAGAGGTTGATTCCCAGATAAATTGAAGTTAGAGCAATCGGAACTCAGATAAGTTGTTTCCCAGATTAATCGTTCAACTCGTCTTCTCCAATCACACTCGGCAATTCTAATATCCAAGAACCCATAAACCACTTTGAACCCTAACCCATAACCCAAAAATCATCTTCTCTCCAAGAACCTTAATCCAATAACCCACGAATTTAACCGTCACCATGCTTTCACAACTCAAACTGCCGTCATTAAGGTATGCTTACAATTGAATttgcaaaattgatttaatttagaAGACAAAGTTGTTTTTGGGTGTTGGTAATCACCTGTTATTTTTTCAACTGTAGTGGTGTGTTTACAATTGTGATTTTTAGTGGAAGATATTAAATTTGTGATTTTCAATTGCACTTATTTTTAGTTCATTGTTCCATATCTACTCTAATTTTCAATTGCTATAGAAGCTTATTCCACTTCTTACACCAAAGTAGTATGACAGAGCACTTAAAGTGACTCATtaaatttgacttatttttaaaggGGTCATTGAGAAACTGTAAGCCACTAGACAACATGACATATATTGATCCAACTGTGTATGCGAGCTATTACTGAGTATGCATAGCAGTGGAGTCACTCTCTGATTCACTCAAACGGGTATGTTATTGACTGTGAAATGTTTTGTTGATATATTTATTCCTTTTTTGCTGTCTCAAATCATGAGAGTTACATGAGAGTTCATAGTAGTCTAtggtttattttctatttatctgcatatatgatatatgatatgatattagTGAatgcacattttttttataatctgtTAGGATTTGGCATTTGATCACTTTAACTATTATTATATTCAGTTTCAATTTCTTACTTTTGGGTTTAATTTGTTtaccttattattatttttataaaaaaaatttgtgttacTGATTTTTAAGGTTTGGGTCCAAAGGAAGAAGAACACAGTAGCTTTTTCCACAAAACCAAAGCAAGTTGCAGAGTCTAGGTGACTCTCTCATCTTTAATTATGTGATTGCGTGTTACAaattttcattcaattcaatttataccaactaataataataattcttattTATGAATCTCTTCTTCAGTGGATTTAATAATGTGGAAAGATGTTTCAAGATCAGCATTTGTGTTTAGTATTGGAACATTCATTATAATCTCATTTTCTTATGCAAGGGATATATCAATTTGAGGTTAGAAATCTACACTAAAGAGTTTATCTTTTACTGCTCCAGAACTGAAGTTTTTCTGCAGTTGGCAGTTTTGGCTAGATGTGGCAGTTTCATAACAATTTGGAAGATGGCTAAATTCGGTAACTTTTCAAATTGTACTGTATAAGTCTGTTCAAATTTTTTGCATTTCAATtcagttctttttttttgtgatctGTTAGGATTTTGCATTTCTGCACTGCTGGGAGATAACATCTACAACTaccttgttcaaaaaaacatCTACAACTACAACTTTCGAGAGCTACTTGCCCATCCTATTGTGAGTATctgttgattttgttgtttggAATGCCTACTCTTTCAAGTTTCTCTACTCCACTCATCTATTTAGGTTACTATATACTTATGTAGGTACTAGGTATGAGTTGAAGTTATTAATCTAGCCTTATTCTAGTTACACTGTACATGTCCTAAATTGATTAAGTTAATGCACTCCATTCACCATTTTATCTATGTCATAAGTTtctcattaaatttatttgtgttGTTATAAATTTCAAGTGTTAGATTTGGGCTTGTTTATTGTAGAATAAAAGTTCGATACATATTTCCATGTCCACTTTTAGTTGATCCTTTCCTCTAATCAGAAGAACGACCAAATGTATGCAGGGGTTTTAGATATCCCTTTGTACTTTGAGCCTTGTTTTAATGTACTTCAGTGATTCCAATTTGTCTTAGAAATGCTGATTTCTCTTTTACTATCCACATGGTCTTTTACTTCAAGGTTATTATTATATTCGGAGAACTCTTTAGTCAAGGTATGTTCTCTAATGTTGGACTTCTTTAGTCATGGAAACAAAGTATCACTCACTAATGTAATCTAGCTGTTTTTCTTTTAGTAAATTAAGATAAGTCTCAGAGAACATAACCATGTTGAATTGtgagaaaaacaataaacaaaaagaGATACAAAAGCAATCAAAGTTTTCACGTATTGTCTTCTAGCAGAGACGGAGGGGTATATTTTTTGTCTTGCATATATTTGGCACATCCCAAGCGCCGACAAGTTTTTATATAACTTTAAAATGCCTCAATAGAACCTGTTATATTCATATCACATGAGTAATTTCATGataataataacttcacatTCTCATTCATGTTCATTATAGTGTTTGTTTCAAGACATTTGAAAGTCCTGTTATGATTAAGCCATGCATTCGAGCGTTGTAGATTGAAAATGGAATAAATCTCTATTCAGCAACAATTCTTATATGCCCAGTCTCTGTCGAAGGTGCTTCATTTGAATCAATAAGTTATATAAATGATGCAGCACAAACCTTAAGGTATCCAAGTGGAGTGTAGGTGAGAATTAATATGAATGTCAAAATGGAAGAGCTCAACTACAGGTTATATGTCTCTTAATTGATATTAAAGCTTTTGGTTATTAGTTAGTTTATGTTTTTCCCCctttctttttaatttcattatagttaattaattttgttatagGTTAGTTTGTGCGAGACCGCGACCGTCGTTGTTCCATCTCGTCGAACCTCCATCTCCATCCTTATCAATTAAGGTCTTCCTGAGCTATTTGCATTATGTGCTTTGTCACGCTTGGAATTGGAGAGTGATGCTTTCGTAGTGTTTCTTTTTCTGCTCTTTTGTTATTATAGGTTTCAGTTGCACTATTAGACACGAGTTATTGGATCAATATGTCATGAGCACAAGATATTGACTATATtgagtatatttttaatttttcagggACTACATGAAAACATCAGAGGTGTTGGCTTGGTTTGGGAAATGGTAGAGGAATGCTTaggttaattttaatttggttGCTTTGGTGTTCTGAACTCATCAGCTAGTTGCAAGAAATGGTCTGTTGGGAGGTTATTATTCACGTTGTAGTAAACCAATTTTGTTGTCTTGTGCTGGTTGTTATCTTATTAAGGTTGAGAATCATATATAGGAAGGACCTTTGTATTAGCATATTAGCATAATTGAGTTTCTTTTGATGGTGATAGTTATGTACTCAGCTTGAATATTATATCAGTCCAAATGTATATTACTCATGTTATATATTGGAAAAGTACTTTTTATTCTCTATAAAGTACTTGATATTATTtgctatattttaaattttaaaattaagctCCAGgttacatatattaaaaaaaaaaaagcaccaggttgaattaaaaaaaaataaatcataagaCATACAATAGCGCTTTCATATAAATCGCTATAAAACGTTTAGAAAAAACAGCCTTACTATAGCGCTTTAAgcacgggcgctattaaaactGGAacctttaatagcgcttttctCATAAACCGCTATTAAAACCTATTGACAAAGGCATTAAAATACGCGTAATCAGTTATACTATAGCGTTTTAATACTTATAATAGCGCTTTTTGAAAACGTTATAATAGGCGTGATACCTATAATAGCGGATCCATCAATAGCGCTTTTAAATGCtataaaagccaaaaaaaaacgCTATAAAAGCCCTTTTTTGTAGTAGTGATTGGAATGAAATCGAGAACAAATTAATTTCCAAATTACTCTCTTTGGccattattataaacaaatattttttataagtcaaTGAATAACTGATGCATCTGATTTATAGTACCACAAACAAACCATAACTAATTAATTGTACTTGTTTGTTTTGGCATGAAATGCAGCTGACAATGGTTATTCAAGAATCCTTGCGCCTTTATCCTCCTACGCCTTTATTGTCAAGGAAAACTTTCAAGGACATGAAATTTGGGAATATTGATGTGCCCAAAGACACTGACCTTTGGATATTTATTATAACTATGCATACAAATCCTAATATATGGGGAGATGATGCCTACAAATTTAACCCAGAAAGATTTGCCAATGGAACTGTAGGTGCTTGTAAGCAACCACAAGTGTATATGCCATTTGGAGTTGGCCCAAGAGTTTGTCTTGGACAGAACTTAGCCATGCTTGAACTTAAGATGCTCATAGCTCTCATTTTGTCCAACTTCTCTTTCTCCCTCTCTCCTAGATACATACATTCACCTGCATATGGAATTACAATGAAGCCTAACAATGGAGTCCAGCTTCTAGTAAGAAAACTATAAACTATGGACAAAACTAGGTGCAACATATCCTAAACTGTCTCTTTAATAAACCTATTTTCAAATCTCAAGTTTCATAAAACTATTTGTCTCTTTAATAAAAGGGTTCTTTTTAAGCCACTAGCTATATTTGGTCTAGTGGCGAGGGATTTAGGTAGTATGCTAGAGGTCATTGTTTCGATCCTCAgctccattgtaaacaaaaaaaagtttcctTTTTCTTCGGCGCTCCCTTGAAATTACTTTTTACAATTAATTGTACAATAGTTTTGTAATATTGTAGCAGTAGTTTCTTATTTTCCTGTTAGTTCTATGAATAGTACATTAAGTGTTTGGATGTATAGTCCCTTTATGTGCATGACTTATACTTCTACATGTTCTTCTTTGtctattcaaattaaaaaaaaaggcacACAAAATTCTGACCATCGACGATGTTCTCATTTTAGAATTCAAACTGTGTTCGAACTCtagaatttgtgttttttcaatGCTCGAATTCTACAATGCGAGCGAGACATTTTTGGCTAGCAAGAAGGCACACAAAATGGTTAGAAGGCGCGAAAAGAAACACTCTTTTATAGAACAAACATGGGCCACCACTTCAAGACTAAAAGAAAGTATGACAGTACTAGTTAACTAAGTTCACCATTTCCACctctattaattaaattttataggTTTATTAAGTCAGAGGTTCAAGTACTTGAGAATAGTTTACATACACAACTTACATAAAGTGCTTTATACATTGTTCTTACTATTCTTTTCTTCATTTGAAAAGTAATCTTCTCTCTGCTATTTTGTGAATGAAACAATAAGAACAAAATATGTGACAAAGCACCTAAAAATTCAACCATAGTTCATAGCTTTCTTACTAGGAGCTGGACTCCATGGTCAGGCTTCATTGTAATCCCAAGTGCAGGTGAATGTATGTATCTAGGAGAGAGTGAGAAAGAGAAGTTGGACAAAATGAGAGCTATGAGCATCTTAAGTTCAAGTATGGCCAAGTTTTGTCCAAGACAAATTCTTGGGCCAACTCCAAATGGCATATATGCATGTGGATGCTTACAAGCACCTGCGACTCCATTAGCAAATCTTTCTGGATTGAATTTGTATGCATCATCTCCCCATATATCTGGATTTGTATGCAAACTTATTATCAATATCCAAAGGCCAGTGCCCTTGGGGACATCAATATTCCCAAATTTCATGTCCTTGAAAGCATGCCTTAGCAATAATGGTGCTGGAGGATATAGGCGCAAAGTTTCATGAATAATCATTGTAAGCTGCATTGCACACCACAACAAATAAATGTAATTAACTATTGTATGTTCCATGGTACTCTAtgacaaaatataagcaaaattcagtttttagtttctttacataattaatgtatctgatcaaTACTCTGGAAAATATAAGCAATATTGTAGGCGCCATTTCGAGGGTTTATTCAGAATGAAATTTTTAGTTACCTGTTTCATCTTTGAAAGCATATCTAAATCTGGGATTCTACCTCTGCAAATCTCTAGTACCTCGGCACGAGCGCGATCTTGCCAATTTTGGTTTGAGGCCAATAACATAAGACACCATGAAGAAACAACTGCAGTTGATTCAAAGCCTGCCAAGTATATATTTTTGCAGTtatcaataataaaattatcaccGGCCTCTTGTGTGAGATTACTTTTCTTGGCACCTTCAATAACCATTTGCAGCAAGTCCTTTTCAAAACtagttttttcctttctttcctTCACCACTTGAAGTATCAAACTTTTCACCTCCTTTGCTAATATCCATGATTTTCTGTTAGTCTTTGTTGGAAGGTATCTGTTTTAGTACATATAAAagtgaattgaatttgattaatTCAAAAATGAAAACAGGACAATAATAATGTAATGTTGGTTACTTTCTGTGCAaatgcagagactaatccctcgagCCTTGCAAAACCCAAATGGGTGGCACACTCATGACCTTGGTTAAACTAGAAGAGACCCGTGTAATCTCATCTAAACGCTCTTGGTTTTAACGCTGCTTCATGCCCAAGCCAAGGATTGAAATCAAGACCttggttaagctagaagagaccCGTGTAATCTCATCTAAATGCTCTTGGGTGTGACGAAAGTAGATATTGAAAACAATGTGAAAATTTTGTATGTAATAGTAAAATGAAACCTACAAATGTTTTCTGAAACTAAAAGAAAGTGTTAGCTACCTCATGCCAGGAACTGCTGAAGAGAGATTTTTCCAGGAAAAACCAACTTCTTGGAGAGCTCCAAGTTTCAAGAATATTTCTTGCCCCTTGGAATAATCACTTCCAAAGCATGCTCTTGAAATAACATTACCAGAGAATATTTTCAAGTCCTCATCAATATTTATATCAGCAACTCCACTTTGAGCCTCTATTTTACTATTCCATAAGTTTAGCAGAGATTCACCAGCCTCACTAATAATATTCACCATTCCCTTTGAAATACATCGGAAGTAAAACTTATAAGTAAATTAAGGGAACGATGtaacataaataattaagaatCATTATTATTAGGCTTaaccaaggttatcaaaaccggatcggaccggccggtcggaccgtgaaccggtcatgaaaacggttcggttttgagcaaaaaacggataggaaaccgaccggcaaaaaaccgcatgaaccggggtcgaaccggccgggcggttcaagtggttttgcagattttttaatttttttttaaaaaaatagggcaaaaccacgtcgttttaacttttttttttttaaaaaaaatgaaacaaaacaatgaagtcgtaggaataggaaagatttttgtttttcatctatttttcatttggtttgaattataaattttattttattttgacttgtgatattttatctttttaatgtgtgaaattatgaaatattgagcaattattcatatatttttatttatatattaattaaaatatatatttaattaaaaacggttcgacccgattgaacccggtccgaccaattgaaccttgaaccggtgagctcgccggttcgataaccggtccggttctgacaaccttgggcTTAACTACCAAATTACAAATGATAGATAAGGAGCCAAAATCATATAATAGCTATATTTaagtaaaaatatgaaattaagacCTTATTATTATTTACCTACCTTAACTTTATCGATGTATAGTTCTGGAGCTAAGATCTTTCTATGATGGGCCCATGTAGTCCCATTTGATGTTAAAATACCATCACCTAACAAAGGCCTAAAAAGTTTCTTGTGAAATGGAGGTAACCCCAAGTCAAAAGAAGTGTATGTGGTGATTTCTTTTATCATGTCTGTTTGGCTCACACACAATGATTGAATGTTTCCAAAAGAAAACACGAAAACTTCACCTGTTTACCGGTTGAAgaaaagagtaaaaaaataataatataatccTGACAGTATATCATAAtatcatataatatatttgatctaaCGGACAAAACATGTGACACACGGTAAGAGACCTATTAAGATTTAAGATCCCCCATCCTAAACTCCGCCTAATTCCGGTGATAAAAAACTGTAAAGATATTTGACATGTTAGGATGCGAGTTTAAACTCAAATTTATCACTTTTCAACATTGAGTGCATGTGAGTTTCACCTTTACACtctttaggaaaaaaatattaacaccatgaaaaatacatatatataattaacatACCATATTGTTTCCTCCATTCTTCAAATTTGGGAAAGACAAGAGAAGCAGTGTTGTGAGTGAGAAAAGAATGAGAAATTGGAATGGTAAGCTGAGATTTCATTATCTCCATTAGATTTCCAAGAAGTATAGTTGGAGGTGGACCACTTATACCTTGTTTCCTTAGCTTAGAACGAAGAACATTTGGCTTGTGCACAAAACTAGTGTACAAACGAAACAATAGTGCTACAAAACTGATAAAAACAATGGATGTGAAAAACTGCGAATCAAATTGGACCTTCATTGCTAAAAATTCACTCTCTAAGCAAACTCAAGTCAAATGAAATTTCGCTATAAGTATAATATTCATGGATCTGGCCAAttaacataattaataaaaaaaaacagatgtTAGTTTGATGTTTAATTTCATCATATTTAATATATGCCATGTTGTAAGCAAGGATGATTATATTAATGGACGTTGAACTGCGCATTGGGCAGGTGAATAAGAAAATAGTGGTTGACTGAGTACAAATCAAAAGTACCAGAATTACTCAAcaacaaataagaaaaaagatGCAAAACAAAAGCACCAAAGAGGACTCCCAAAGACTAAAAAGAACCTCAACCACCTAGAGCATCCAATAAGGAGAGGAAGAGAAAAGTCATCTCTAAGGGAGGACCCCAATAGATATCACTCGACCAGAACCTGAAAAAAAATCAGGCAAGACATCCTCACATCGCCTTACTGGACCAACACAAGAGACGTTGTACCTCCCATAGTATAGGGAGCATGTGCTATCAGGATTTTTACCTAAAAACCATTTATAGAGTTTCACCCAATCCACAAGATTATCAATCGTTGAAGGCCCACCGGCGAAGATAACATCATTCTGGGAGGTCCATATAGTCTACACAACAGCATGCCACACTAGAATCATACCTAACCGAGCCCGACGCGGCCCACACCAAAGAAACTCTCAAA
This portion of the Trifolium pratense cultivar HEN17-A07 linkage group LG3, ARS_RC_1.1, whole genome shotgun sequence genome encodes:
- the LOC123918693 gene encoding uncharacterized protein LOC123918693 isoform X1, translated to MQGIYQFELAVLARCGSFITIWKMAKFGFCISALLGDNIYNYLVQKNIYNYNFRELLAHPIIENGINLYSATILICPVSVEGASFESISYINDAAQTLRYPSGV
- the LOC123918693 gene encoding uncharacterized protein LOC123918693 isoform X2; amino-acid sequence: MQGIYQFELAVLARCGSFITIWKMAKFGFCISALLGDNIYNYLVQKNIYNYNFRELLAHPIVIIIFGELFSQAQTLRYPSGV
- the LOC123916578 gene encoding cytochrome P450 714C2-like, coding for MKVQFDSQFFTSIVFISFVALLFRLYTSFVHKPNVLRSKLRKQGISGPPPTILLGNLMEIMKSQLTIPISHSFLTHNTASLVFPKFEEWRKQYGEVFVFSFGNIQSLCVSQTDMIKEITTYTSFDLGLPPFHKKLFRPLLGDGILTSNGTTWAHHRKILAPELYIDKVKGMVNIISEAGESLLNLWNSKIEAQSGVADINIDEDLKIFSGNVISRACFGSDYSKGQEIFLKLGALQEVGFSWKNLSSAVPGMRYLPTKTNRKSWILAKEVKSLILQVVKERKEKTSFEKDLLQMVIEGAKKSNLTQEAGDNFIIDNCKNIYLAGFESTAVVSSWCLMLLASNQNWQDRARAEVLEICRGRIPDLDMLSKMKQLTMIIHETLRLYPPAPLLLRHAFKDMKFGNIDVPKGTGLWILIISLHTNPDIWGDDAYKFNPERFANGVAGACKHPHAYMPFGVGPRICLGQNLAILELKMLIALILSNFSFSLSPRYIHSPALGITMKPDHGVQLLVRKL